One window from the genome of Pseudomonas fluorescens encodes:
- a CDS encoding glutathione S-transferase family protein, with amino-acid sequence MYQLFGYRQSGSAAVEIALDLCDVAYRRVDAYSTQDNDAAKALEALNPQKQVPTLQLPDGSVLTEAAAILIHLGLTFPASKLLPDDATQRAQAIRGLVYIAANCYTPIGIIDFPERWLDDADDADEATRQRLVAGTQQRLYRNWALFADQFPAQPFLGGAEPGAMDILAAVITKWRNTREAMLNARPAFYGLLERIDHHPRVAPMLSLHWPS; translated from the coding sequence ATGTACCAGTTATTCGGTTACAGGCAATCCGGTTCTGCGGCGGTGGAGATTGCCCTGGACCTTTGTGATGTGGCGTATCGGCGGGTCGATGCCTATTCGACCCAGGACAACGACGCCGCGAAAGCGCTCGAGGCACTCAACCCTCAGAAGCAGGTCCCGACCTTGCAGTTGCCGGACGGCTCGGTGCTGACCGAAGCGGCGGCGATCCTGATTCACCTCGGGCTGACCTTTCCGGCCTCGAAGCTGCTCCCTGATGACGCAACCCAGCGTGCCCAAGCCATACGGGGGCTGGTCTATATCGCAGCCAATTGCTACACGCCCATCGGCATCATCGATTTTCCGGAACGCTGGTTGGACGATGCGGACGATGCGGACGAAGCGACTCGGCAGCGCTTGGTAGCGGGCACCCAGCAGCGGCTGTACCGCAACTGGGCGCTGTTTGCCGATCAGTTCCCGGCCCAGCCTTTCCTTGGCGGTGCCGAGCCGGGGGCGATGGATATCCTGGCGGCCGTGATCACGAAGTGGAGAAACACGCGGGAGGCAATGCTCAACGCCCGTCCGGCGTTCTACGGATTGTTGGAGCGTATCGACCACCATCCGCGCGTTGCACCGATGCTGTCGTTGCATTGGCCTTCGTAG